One Methanobrevibacter sp. V74 DNA window includes the following coding sequences:
- a CDS encoding transposase: MGLIDGECVAVDGSIVKAHANNFHLIKIEEIEFLQSLILDYGGNWSKNSIWYKIHQYYNQNKKNEEISNLISEINDNLNKNALILLKTALISMDNMYYVLDLLSVLKANYNEKHTISLTDPESRWMMDKKGNMGLNYNYQVAVDSKNGMVVGQYLTQNATDANELFEMLHELKIQMGINPKVLIANNGYMNDNVIKYAYKNNIGLLMPDRAESSKSKPKNKEKPFAKANFVYEWKTDSFICPMDEHLHYKNDRKLNGEWMRVYSTNKCKTCSVKNQCTQSRVKEIFEPVDDLRWKMKADFKSPEGKIYYKKRANLNEAHFGLLRNVHHFQKLNRIGMINAEKELTILSIAHNIQKIHKNLNATLI, encoded by the coding sequence CCCATGCCAACAATTTTCATTTGATCAAAATTGAAGAAATTGAATTTTTACAAAGTTTGATTTTAGATTATGGTGGAAACTGGAGTAAAAATAGTATTTGGTACAAAATACACCAATACTACAACCAAAATAAAAAAAATGAGGAAATAAGTAATTTAATAAGTGAAATAAATGATAATTTGAATAAAAATGCGTTAATTCTTCTTAAAACTGCTTTAATTAGTATGGATAATATGTATTATGTTCTTGATTTATTGAGTGTTTTAAAAGCAAATTATAATGAAAAACATACTATCAGTTTAACAGACCCTGAATCAAGATGGATGATGGATAAAAAAGGAAATATGGGTTTAAATTACAATTATCAAGTTGCTGTAGACAGTAAAAATGGAATGGTTGTAGGTCAATATCTAACACAGAATGCTACGGACGCTAATGAACTATTTGAAATGTTGCATGAACTAAAAATACAAATGGGAATCAATCCTAAAGTATTAATTGCAAACAACGGATATATGAACGACAATGTAATAAAATACGCTTATAAAAATAACATAGGATTATTGATGCCAGATCGAGCAGAAAGCAGTAAATCCAAACCTAAAAATAAAGAAAAACCATTTGCCAAAGCAAATTTCGTTTATGAATGGAAAACAGACTCATTTATCTGCCCAATGGATGAACATCTACATTACAAAAACGATAGAAAACTAAACGGCGAATGGATGAGAGTATACTCAACAAACAAGTGTAAAACTTGCTCTGTTAAAAATCAATGTACTCAAAGCAGAGTAAAAGAAATTTTCGAACCTGTCGATGATTTAAGATGGAAAATGAAAGCAGATTTCAAATCTCCTGAAGGAAAAATATACTATAAAAAAAGAGCAAATCTAAACGAAGCACATTTCGGATTACTCCGAAATGTACACCATTTCCAAAAATTAAATAGAATAGGCATGATAAATGCAGAAAAAGAACTAACAATACTCTCAATAGCCCACAACATACAAAA